In a genomic window of Niallia taxi:
- a CDS encoding Rrf2 family transcriptional regulator → MSISSRFAVGIHILTLIEINKTSVNTSEYLAGSVNTNAAVIRKIMGMLKSAGLVNIRPGIAGAQLAKDLSEITLFDVYKAVNVVQEKELFSIHDHPNPDCPVGRNIQDTVLPIFSIAQSAMEKALSNVTLADIVNDILEKEKAVGK, encoded by the coding sequence ATGTCTATAAGCAGTCGTTTTGCAGTTGGTATTCATATATTGACTCTTATTGAAATAAATAAAACAAGCGTCAACACCTCAGAATATTTAGCAGGCAGTGTTAATACAAATGCTGCTGTTATCAGAAAAATAATGGGGATGCTTAAAAGTGCAGGTTTAGTTAACATTCGTCCAGGTATTGCCGGGGCACAGCTGGCAAAAGACCTTTCAGAGATTACCTTGTTCGATGTGTACAAAGCTGTTAATGTTGTTCAAGAAAAAGAATTATTTAGTATCCATGACCATCCAAACCCTGATTGTCCTGTAGGCAGGAATATTCAAGACACCGTACTGCCAATATTTTCAATTGCTCAATCAGCTATGGAGAAGGCCCTAAGTAACGTAACACTTGCTGATATTGTGAATGATATTTTGGAAAAAGAGAAGGCAGTGGGTAAATAG
- a CDS encoding glycosyltransferase, translating into MKKIMLLSCILLFSLSMVTGTNTYAKPQEKYVSQSQVDFENNFRKLWLDHVLWTSNYITSATNAGAEDQKQVLTRLLKNQEDIGNAIKPVYGEKAGSKLTELLKEHIVIAGKIVDAAKSGNKTTVSQLNKEWYRNADEIAAFLSEANPFLKKEDLKKLLAMHLQLVTNDLTASLAKDWNKRIASIDEGVTHIIIMADAISAGVVKQFPDKFK; encoded by the coding sequence ATGAAAAAAATAATGTTACTGAGCTGTATTTTACTATTTTCATTAAGCATGGTGACTGGCACTAACACTTACGCTAAACCGCAAGAAAAATACGTGAGTCAATCACAGGTGGATTTTGAAAATAATTTCCGGAAGCTTTGGTTAGACCATGTTTTGTGGACAAGTAATTATATTACGAGTGCCACTAATGCTGGAGCAGAAGATCAAAAACAGGTACTGACTAGACTTCTGAAAAATCAGGAGGATATCGGAAATGCCATAAAGCCAGTGTATGGCGAAAAAGCTGGAAGTAAATTAACAGAGCTGCTTAAGGAGCATATTGTTATAGCAGGTAAGATTGTTGATGCTGCTAAAAGCGGCAATAAAACCACCGTTAGTCAGCTAAACAAAGAATGGTATAGAAATGCAGATGAAATTGCTGCTTTTCTCAGTGAAGCCAATCCGTTTCTAAAAAAGGAGGATCTAAAGAAATTATTAGCGATGCATCTCCAATTAGTCACAAATGATTTAACGGCAAGCCTAGCAAAAGACTGGAATAAAAGAATTGCTTCAATTGACGAGGGTGTTACACATATAATTATAATGGCGGATGCTATTTCCGCTGGAGTTGTCAAACAATTCCCTGACAAATTTAAATAA
- a CDS encoding AraC family transcriptional regulator: protein MDKFIYKKSAGITALAASMTEFTYKKHSHMEYAIGVTLRGIQHYTLDGSLQLSHRNGVMLFNPEQAHDGMAHDKEGLDYMMLYMDPQLLLEVMEKKDIIRFSDPIVYDNLLKQKIVSLSEAILTEKDDDLCSELLLSLTESLIKTDLSKDFKKDNALIKKAKEMLYENLMTIPKLDEISCELHLSKFQFIRFFKAHTGISPYQYFLNCKIVRAKQLIEKNKDIYSAVAECGFVDLAHLNKHFKSVFGITAFEYSSNINQ, encoded by the coding sequence ATGGACAAATTTATTTATAAAAAGTCTGCCGGCATAACGGCGTTGGCGGCAAGCATGACAGAATTTACGTATAAAAAGCATTCTCATATGGAGTATGCCATTGGTGTTACATTAAGAGGAATTCAACATTATACCTTAGATGGCAGCTTACAGCTTTCGCATAGGAATGGTGTTATGCTGTTCAATCCAGAGCAGGCTCATGATGGCATGGCACATGATAAGGAAGGCTTAGATTACATGATGCTTTATATGGACCCCCAATTGCTTTTAGAGGTTATGGAAAAAAAGGACATCATCAGATTTTCAGATCCAATTGTTTATGATAATCTGCTTAAACAAAAAATAGTAAGCCTATCTGAGGCAATCTTGACAGAAAAGGATGATGATTTGTGCAGTGAGCTGCTCTTATCACTAACTGAAAGTCTTATAAAGACAGATCTCTCGAAAGATTTTAAGAAAGATAATGCTCTTATCAAGAAAGCAAAGGAAATGCTCTATGAAAATCTTATGACTATTCCGAAGCTGGACGAAATCAGTTGTGAACTGCATTTATCGAAATTCCAATTCATTCGTTTCTTTAAAGCTCATACTGGAATTTCACCATATCAATACTTTCTTAACTGTAAAATAGTGCGGGCAAAGCAGCTGATAGAAAAGAACAAAGACATTTATTCAGCAGTAGCAGAATGTGGATTTGTTGATTTGGCCCATCTAAATAAACATTTTAAAAGTGTGTTTGGGATAACAGCATTTGAATATTCATCGAATATCAATCAGTGA
- a CDS encoding LysR family transcriptional regulator: MLNTWRLQLLLQFETLGTMHRVGEVMYISTATVSQQLSILEKETDTILFEKVGRRVQLTHAGRNLAKPVRPVINQLEQIEIALNDTSDIIQGTVRIASFSSALRSILIPVVSQLVKQFPQLQLRLTELEPDKSIPALDSHQFDLAVVAYFEKPRMLKQYDHSLVELGSDRLMVLVGEENPLVQQSAVRITELSEETWVMEPDGTYLSEYTQNLCSNAGFQPHVLNVFQSYAAIQTAVANNLAIGILPKLAVTEQEEGVQLLDLQPESTRHIYLVARKPQASNRSIQVVMEAIKAQASLVFADG; this comes from the coding sequence ATGCTCAACACTTGGCGATTACAATTACTACTTCAATTTGAAACCTTAGGAACGATGCACAGGGTTGGAGAAGTTATGTACATTAGTACTGCGACAGTTTCTCAGCAGCTTAGCATTTTGGAAAAGGAAACCGATACTATACTTTTTGAAAAGGTTGGAAGGAGAGTTCAATTAACACATGCAGGCCGTAATCTTGCTAAACCAGTCAGACCTGTGATTAATCAGCTTGAACAAATTGAAATCGCACTTAATGACACTTCTGACATTATTCAAGGAACTGTCCGAATTGCCTCCTTCTCAAGTGCCTTACGTTCTATCTTAATCCCTGTAGTATCCCAATTAGTGAAGCAATTCCCTCAGCTTCAGCTTAGATTAACAGAATTAGAGCCTGATAAGAGTATTCCAGCACTTGATTCCCATCAATTTGACTTAGCAGTTGTCGCCTACTTTGAAAAGCCTCGAATGCTAAAGCAATATGATCACAGTCTCGTTGAGCTTGGAAGTGATCGTCTGATGGTTTTAGTTGGGGAAGAAAATCCACTAGTACAGCAATCTGCTGTACGCATCACTGAACTCTCGGAGGAAACTTGGGTAATGGAGCCTGATGGTACTTACCTTTCTGAATACACGCAAAATCTATGCAGTAACGCTGGATTCCAGCCTCATGTGTTAAATGTTTTTCAAAGCTATGCAGCCATACAAACAGCGGTTGCAAATAATCTTGCAATTGGAATTCTGCCGAAGCTTGCAGTAACAGAACAAGAAGAAGGTGTTCAGCTTCTTGATTTACAGCCTGAATCAACACGGCATATATATCTTGTCGCCCGCAAGCCTCAGGCGTCTAACCGCTCTATACAAGTTGTAATGGAAGCGATAAAAGCTCAAGCGAGCCTAGTGTTTGCTGACGGTTAA
- a CDS encoding alpha/beta family hydrolase — MKKIINKKSILAVVIVLVLAIGIFFGWTQMTYKAAEDPAISMDSNYVKEDDWLIYGDKSSTTGIILYPGAKVEPEAYAYLAQELAKDNMIVAIPKVALNLALFDYKKANEMITKYKEVDWIIGGHSMGGAAAAMYVDKNMDKVKGLIFLGSYAADNESLFKSSLPVLSISGSEDGLSTPEKINEKKNLLPSTTEYFQIKGGNHAQFGVYGEQPGDNKAKISVKEQQDIIVETIEDWVEANKFGNK; from the coding sequence ATGAAAAAAATAATTAATAAAAAGAGTATTTTAGCAGTCGTTATCGTTTTAGTACTTGCGATTGGGATATTTTTTGGATGGACGCAAATGACGTATAAAGCAGCGGAAGATCCAGCTATTTCTATGGATAGTAACTATGTTAAAGAAGATGATTGGCTTATTTATGGAGATAAAAGCAGTACAACAGGAATTATTCTATACCCAGGAGCAAAAGTGGAGCCTGAAGCTTATGCTTATTTGGCACAGGAGTTAGCAAAGGATAATATGATAGTGGCAATTCCTAAGGTAGCATTGAATTTAGCTCTTTTTGATTATAAAAAAGCAAACGAGATGATAACGAAATATAAAGAAGTAGACTGGATAATCGGCGGACATTCAATGGGTGGTGCTGCAGCAGCAATGTATGTTGATAAAAACATGGATAAAGTGAAGGGGCTCATCTTTTTAGGTTCCTATGCCGCTGACAATGAGTCATTATTTAAATCAAGCCTGCCGGTTTTATCTATTAGCGGGTCAGAAGATGGTTTAAGTACACCAGAAAAAATAAACGAAAAGAAGAATCTCCTGCCAAGTACAACAGAGTATTTTCAAATTAAAGGCGGAAATCATGCTCAATTTGGCGTGTATGGAGAGCAACCAGGTGATAATAAAGCCAAAATTTCTGTAAAGGAACAACAAGATATTATAGTGGAAACAATTGAGGACTGGGTGGAAGCTAATAAATTCGGGAATAAATAA
- a CDS encoding DUF3221 domain-containing protein, with the protein MKESVKVKKTMKRLLLIITSLIIITALSVLFFFKSTPSFTGVILEINKSSIWVVEASAHNIKNKPDDELYEKYKYQGIVFQLPSYIPERMLNEFSRGQEVKIYYSGEVRESAPAGGDAYWVTTFNK; encoded by the coding sequence ATGAAGGAAAGTGTTAAGGTGAAAAAAACAATGAAGCGTCTTCTGTTAATCATTACATCTTTAATAATTATAACAGCATTGAGTGTATTATTTTTTTTCAAGAGCACTCCAAGTTTTACTGGTGTAATTTTGGAAATCAATAAATCGAGTATTTGGGTTGTGGAAGCATCAGCACATAATATAAAAAATAAACCAGATGATGAGCTATACGAAAAATATAAGTACCAAGGAATTGTATTTCAATTGCCCTCGTATATTCCGGAGCGGATGTTGAATGAATTTTCACGAGGACAAGAAGTGAAAATCTATTACAGTGGAGAAGTTAGGGAATCTGCGCCGGCTGGCGGTGATGCCTATTGGGTGACTACTTTTAATAAGTAG
- a CDS encoding PadR family transcriptional regulator, protein MSLRYALLGIISKKPVSGYEVVSIFKEQVVYFWNSTHSQIYTELHKLEKEELLEHELIIQSSLPNKKIYTITELGKKELINWILNHSVKPAKIKDEFLIKAAAFDILTIDEIITLLDEVIAREERILSMTKEWKEHFTKETSKQNLGAIITSEYGIRYAEMYVNWCKWVKEFISNHPPV, encoded by the coding sequence GTGAGCTTACGGTATGCTTTATTAGGAATCATTTCCAAAAAACCGGTTAGTGGCTATGAGGTAGTTAGTATTTTCAAGGAGCAAGTAGTTTACTTTTGGAATTCTACGCATAGTCAAATTTATACGGAGCTGCATAAATTAGAAAAGGAAGAATTACTTGAACACGAACTTATTATTCAAAGCTCGTTGCCTAATAAGAAAATCTACACGATAACAGAGCTAGGAAAAAAAGAATTAATTAATTGGATTCTTAACCATTCTGTCAAACCTGCCAAAATAAAAGATGAGTTCCTTATTAAAGCAGCTGCTTTTGATATATTAACAATAGACGAAATAATTACTTTGTTAGATGAGGTAATTGCTCGAGAAGAAAGAATCTTAAGTATGACAAAAGAGTGGAAAGAGCATTTCACAAAGGAAACCTCCAAGCAGAATTTAGGTGCCATCATTACGTCAGAATACGGCATCCGCTATGCAGAAATGTATGTAAATTGGTGCAAATGGGTGAAGGAATTTATAAGCAACCATCCGCCTGTTTAA
- a CDS encoding Sir2 family NAD-dependent protein deacetylase, which translates to MDREYQSRIAYTKDLINKANYIVIGAGAGLSAAAGIQYGGHRFTDNFAPFIEKYGLTDMYSSGFYPFPTEEERWAYWAKHISLNRYEVGPTKLYEKLFQLVKKANYFVITTNVDSQFELAGFPLENIFEVQGNYGYLQCVKGCHDSLYDNKLLVNEMIANMENCRIPSNLVPKCPECGGEMDPHLRINQYFVQNEAWNNSNDAYEGFINESKGKNLLLLEFGVGFNTPGIIRYPFEQMTYQNEHTKLIRFNMDHPNGPKENREKTIAFTEDILPVLLKLNK; encoded by the coding sequence ATGGACAGAGAATATCAAAGTCGAATTGCCTATACAAAGGACTTAATTAATAAGGCAAATTATATTGTCATTGGAGCTGGGGCTGGGCTGTCTGCGGCAGCTGGTATTCAGTATGGAGGGCATAGATTTACAGATAATTTCGCTCCTTTCATTGAAAAATATGGATTAACGGATATGTATTCCTCAGGCTTTTATCCCTTTCCAACAGAGGAAGAGAGATGGGCATATTGGGCAAAGCATATTAGCTTAAACCGTTATGAAGTTGGGCCGACTAAACTTTATGAAAAACTGTTTCAATTAGTGAAAAAAGCTAATTACTTTGTCATTACGACAAATGTTGATAGTCAGTTTGAGCTAGCAGGCTTTCCACTGGAAAATATCTTTGAGGTTCAAGGGAATTATGGTTATCTGCAATGCGTAAAAGGCTGTCATGATTCCTTATATGATAACAAGCTATTAGTGAATGAAATGATCGCTAATATGGAGAATTGCAGGATTCCTTCAAACCTTGTCCCAAAATGTCCAGAGTGTGGAGGGGAAATGGATCCACATTTAAGAATTAATCAATACTTTGTCCAAAATGAAGCGTGGAATAATTCCAATGACGCATATGAAGGTTTTATTAACGAGTCTAAAGGGAAAAACCTTCTTTTGCTGGAGTTTGGAGTTGGCTTTAATACACCAGGAATTATCCGCTATCCATTTGAACAAATGACCTATCAAAACGAGCATACTAAATTAATTCGCTTTAACATGGACCATCCGAATGGACCTAAGGAAAATAGGGAAAAGACGATTGCCTTTACGGAGGATATACTCCCGGTTTTATTAAAGCTTAATAAGTAA
- a CDS encoding NAD(P)H-dependent oxidoreductase, which produces MNHLVVYAHPNPESFNHAILETVVQSLQGKGHVVTVRDLYAIGLDPVLKFDGKGEVSQEVITEQEFISKADAVTFIYPIWWTGMPAILKGYIDRVYSYGFAYQYNAEGGIDKLLSGKKGLIINTHGTPKEIYDSIGMTEALIKTSTTGVFEFCGIESVGHLTFGSVPSVDDTARKEMLKEIKNEVNSLFE; this is translated from the coding sequence ATGAATCATTTAGTTGTTTATGCACATCCAAATCCAGAGAGCTTCAATCATGCCATTTTGGAAACAGTAGTACAGTCTTTACAAGGTAAAGGACATGTGGTCACTGTAAGAGACTTATATGCAATAGGATTAGATCCAGTTTTGAAGTTTGACGGCAAAGGGGAAGTTTCACAAGAGGTTATCACCGAACAGGAATTCATTAGTAAAGCAGATGCTGTAACATTTATCTATCCAATTTGGTGGACAGGTATGCCTGCGATTTTAAAAGGATATATAGACAGAGTTTACTCTTATGGATTTGCTTATCAATACAATGCAGAAGGCGGCATTGATAAGCTTCTGTCAGGAAAAAAAGGACTTATTATTAACACACATGGAACGCCAAAGGAGATATACGACTCAATCGGTATGACCGAAGCATTAATAAAAACATCTACTACTGGAGTATTTGAATTTTGTGGGATTGAAAGTGTCGGCCATTTAACATTTGGTAGTGTGCCTTCAGTAGATGATACAGCTAGAAAAGAAATGTTAAAGGAAATTAAAAACGAAGTGAATTCTTTGTTTGAATAA
- a CDS encoding aspartate aminotransferase family protein yields the protein MYPYEKRSNPWEDVERHVGRYGAPFFIQEIIDHAKGSYVYTEEGRRILDFTSGQMSSTIGHSHPEVVATLQEAAGRLDHLFSGMLSRPSINLCTHIAETVTDPLTKVIPLSTGSEVNEAALRMAKLVTGKFEIVSFNRSWHGLTEASAGATYASTRKSGLPGTPGQLAIPTPYEYRPDFVDRDGKLDWQKQLDYGFAMVDAQSVGSLAACIVEPIVSGGGILVPPPGYLAALKKKCHERDMLLIFDEAQTSFGRTGQWYGFQHDGVTPDILTLSKTLGAGLPLAALVTTAEIEQKAYEKGFVFYTSHVNDPLVAAVGCTVMDVIAKENLLAAAREKGDYLAAALKQLVEKHEVVGDARGRGLLQGIEIVKDKINKERSEAIGDRITARCLELGLHMNIVCLPGMGGVFRIAPPLTVSYEELDEGISLLDQAITAVENTL from the coding sequence ATGTATCCATACGAAAAGAGAAGCAATCCATGGGAAGACGTTGAAAGACATGTTGGAAGATATGGTGCACCATTCTTTATCCAAGAAATTATTGACCATGCTAAAGGAAGCTATGTTTATACGGAAGAGGGGAGACGGATTTTAGATTTTACTTCAGGGCAAATGTCATCGACGATTGGTCATTCTCATCCTGAAGTAGTGGCAACATTACAAGAAGCCGCTGGCCGCCTTGACCATCTGTTCAGCGGTATGCTATCAAGACCTAGCATTAACCTTTGTACACATATTGCCGAGACAGTAACAGATCCTTTAACGAAGGTAATTCCGTTGTCAACTGGTTCGGAAGTAAATGAAGCGGCATTAAGAATGGCAAAGCTGGTAACAGGGAAGTTTGAAATTGTCTCCTTTAACAGGTCTTGGCATGGTTTAACAGAAGCAAGTGCAGGGGCAACATATGCTTCAACTCGTAAAAGCGGATTGCCTGGTACACCTGGACAATTGGCAATTCCAACTCCATATGAGTATCGCCCAGATTTTGTAGACAGAGACGGGAAGCTTGATTGGCAGAAGCAGCTGGACTACGGTTTTGCGATGGTCGATGCTCAATCTGTCGGCAGCTTGGCAGCATGTATTGTAGAACCTATTGTATCTGGGGGCGGCATTCTTGTTCCTCCGCCTGGTTATTTAGCTGCGTTAAAGAAAAAATGTCATGAAAGAGATATGCTGCTAATCTTTGATGAAGCACAAACAAGCTTTGGACGTACAGGACAATGGTATGGATTTCAGCATGATGGTGTTACACCTGACATTTTGACATTATCCAAAACACTCGGAGCAGGACTGCCGCTTGCAGCCCTTGTTACGACAGCAGAGATTGAACAAAAGGCATATGAAAAAGGTTTTGTATTTTACACTTCACATGTTAATGATCCTCTTGTAGCTGCTGTTGGGTGTACGGTCATGGATGTGATTGCAAAGGAGAATCTTTTAGCTGCAGCACGCGAAAAAGGGGATTATTTAGCAGCCGCACTTAAACAACTTGTAGAAAAACACGAGGTTGTTGGTGATGCTAGAGGGCGTGGATTGCTGCAAGGTATTGAGATTGTTAAGGATAAAATTAATAAAGAGCGGTCAGAAGCGATAGGTGATCGTATTACTGCTAGATGCCTTGAATTAGGTCTTCATATGAATATTGTTTGTTTGCCTGGTATGGGAGGTGTTTTCCGAATAGCACCTCCGCTCACAGTCAGTTATGAGGAGCTTGACGAAGGAATTTCCCTGCTTGATCAAGCCATAACAGCTGTCGAGAATACATTATGA
- the cysE gene encoding serine O-acetyltransferase, whose amino-acid sequence MKLVKANTRKITRKKRFAFSEEIKMVRDYDPSVTSNLQVILTYSGLHAVWFYRLSHILWKKQLHLAAQLISQLARVLTGVEIHPAATIGERLLIDHGTGVIIGETTVIGDDVVIYQGVTLGGVNNQPGRRHPKIGNHVFIGAGAAVLGAISVEEGAKIGALTLVLKDVPAKHTAVGNPTRLIAPK is encoded by the coding sequence ATGAAACTAGTTAAAGCAAATACAAGGAAAATAACTAGAAAGAAACGGTTTGCCTTTTCAGAAGAAATTAAAATGGTGCGTGATTATGACCCATCTGTTACGTCAAATCTTCAAGTGATTCTCACCTATTCTGGATTACATGCGGTGTGGTTTTATCGGTTATCACATATATTGTGGAAAAAGCAGCTTCACTTAGCAGCCCAGTTAATTTCTCAGCTTGCTCGTGTACTGACAGGTGTAGAAATTCATCCAGCTGCTACAATTGGAGAAAGACTGTTAATAGACCATGGCACAGGAGTAATTATCGGAGAAACAACGGTAATTGGTGATGATGTTGTTATTTACCAAGGCGTTACACTTGGCGGTGTTAATAATCAACCGGGAAGACGTCATCCAAAGATAGGCAATCATGTCTTTATAGGCGCAGGGGCGGCAGTATTAGGGGCAATCAGCGTTGAAGAAGGGGCAAAAATCGGCGCATTGACACTAGTCCTTAAGGATGTACCTGCAAAACATACAGCAGTTGGCAACCCTACAAGACTAATAGCACCGAAATAG
- a CDS encoding NAD(P)-dependent oxidoreductase: MKIGIIGATGKAGSLIVNEAIERGHEVTAIVRDAAKVQNAQINVVEKNVFDLTSADLEKVDVIVNAFNSAPGQEEQHIEAGKVLIEALKGAANTRLVVVGGAGSLFVDEAKTTRVFETPDFPKEYFPTASNMGKNLEELQNTNGIQWTYISPGGFFNPAGKRTGAYQKGGDILTLNSKGDSYISYADYAIAVLDEIENPQSINKRFSVVGEAE; encoded by the coding sequence ATGAAAATTGGAATAATTGGTGCTACTGGGAAAGCAGGAAGTTTAATAGTAAATGAAGCGATTGAGCGCGGACATGAGGTAACAGCAATCGTCAGAGATGCTGCAAAAGTTCAAAATGCACAAATTAATGTAGTGGAAAAAAATGTTTTTGATCTTACATCAGCAGATCTTGAAAAGGTGGATGTCATTGTAAATGCATTTAATTCTGCACCTGGGCAAGAGGAGCAGCATATTGAAGCTGGTAAAGTCCTTATTGAAGCACTAAAAGGTGCAGCTAACACAAGATTAGTTGTAGTTGGAGGAGCTGGAAGCCTATTCGTGGATGAAGCCAAAACAACACGAGTATTTGAAACACCTGATTTTCCGAAAGAATATTTCCCAACTGCTTCAAACATGGGTAAAAACCTAGAAGAACTGCAAAATACGAATGGAATTCAATGGACATATATTAGTCCTGGAGGCTTCTTTAATCCAGCAGGAAAACGTACTGGAGCATACCAAAAAGGCGGAGACATATTAACGCTTAACTCAAAAGGAGATAGCTACATTAGCTATGCTGATTACGCAATCGCTGTCCTAGATGAAATCGAAAACCCACAATCCATCAACAAACGTTTTTCTGTTGTTGGAGAAGCAGAATAA